The DNA sequence CTGATTTGGCACCAAAACTCCATATTGATAAATGCATGTTGCATTATGTAAACAACCGCTCACCTTTCATTTGCTTACTCGATTGCTGTAGAACATCCAAGAGTGATTCCGGAGAAGGTTTTTCCTCGTCGGACCCGGAACTTTGTTTCCTAGTCATGGTCTCTTCCTTGGAGATAGAAGACTGTATTCGTCTAAACAGAGAGATGATTTCATCCTGATTTGCCGACTTAGAATCAGATGATTGAGTTATCTTCTCATCATCTCTTCTCCGAAACCTTCCTGATGCAGCAGTTCTTAAAGAATAACATCCACTCTTATTTTCATTAAATCTTCCAAATCTTAAGTTGCTTATGTGACAGTGGGCTCTCTGAGAAGCCAAAGTTGAAGACCCATTTGCATTTTCTGCCAAATTCAACAAGCTGCATCAAGAAATGATCACTCAGTTCTATTCCATGCCTATTTACAATGTATAAAAACTCCTCTATGAATAGTTAAGTTTTAGACAGAGATAGTATCAACAATGATAAACTCATTACTTATTAGGGAAGGGAATTCTGCCAACTGTTCTAAACATAATCAACAttcaataatttaaaatgtGAATCATTAACAAATTTCAACATACTACAACTGGTATAATTGCTTCAGCTGAAAGGGCAGCCAACAAGAAGTacacatttgtttttttaattcaaatgaGCCCTCTATAATTTCAAACTAAATCTCGTTACACCGAGTACAACAATTTATATACACTACAGCCTATGATTACATATCTAGGAAATGCCTATAACTCAATAGCACCTTTAGTAGACACATAAATATTCAATTACAGTGCCTCACACACCAACTACTACAAACTATTTCAGTTATTTCACCAGCATTTTTACCATACTAGCAGAGGTTCACCAATTTAATATAGATCAACCGATAAATTCATGTACATAAAGATTTTCCAAAATGAGTCCCTCTCTTTTCCATTTCAAACTTATATCACCACGTTAATACTTCGCATTTCCCAATTCCCGCACACTGCCCACTTATTCTGATCAGTGTTGTTACTGTATGCTTAATTACACACCACACTCGCCCAGCTCAAAATAAACTTCAACAGAACACACTATAAAACGCACACAAAACAACAATGCCAGAAATAACATATACAATTTGAGCTTATGTACTTCTAAAATCGAACACCAAAACAATTTAtcagtttcaaaaatataaaatatcagcAATGATAAACTTATTAGTTTAATTACTTATCAGAAAAGGGAATTCTGCCAAGTGCCAACTCTGCTAAACTCTAATCACTAGTTCTATCATTCGAAACGTGTTTGCATCATAAACAGATATCAAAATACTGCACCTAGTACAATCACTTCAACTGCAAGGGCTGCCTACAAAAACGGTCCATCTAAGCTTTTTCCTCTCTTTTTTCTATAATTCCGACAAGCCCTTTTTGATTCCAAAGTAGATGTCGATAAGCCAAATACAATACTATATATAGACTACAGCTTAGTGATTACATTCCTAGGAGACATGTACAACTTAATATCAACTGTTGAACACACTTGAAAACCAATTACAGCGCTTAACTCAACTACTATAAACTGATGCAATTTTCAACAAAACACAAAACAACATTGCCTAGAATAACATATACAATCAGAACTTCTATACTTCTAGAATCAAAAGATTGCAATAATTTATACGAAACAACAACACATATCCAAATCGAGAAAATGACCCAAATTAACAAAGAGCTTCAGTTCATGAATTTAACGATGAcccaatttgaaaaaataaataaagttgaTACCTGAAAGAAATGGTGGTCTCAACTTGAAGGTAACCCCGGAACAAAATACCATGGAATCCATATCCCCTTCACTGATAATTTTAGGTGTTTTTCGAGTATTTTGTAGTATTATAGGAGTAGTAGAACTCAGACTCAGAGGGCGTGTTTGGTTAAAGTGCGTACTGTATCCTGTATGTAAATAGATCAAGTGTCTGTTTGGATGTAAAAATCAGACCGttgtttaaactttttttttatttataacatatcTACTTATCTACTCTACTtctacttatctacttatatatataatagcaagCTTCGTGTTAAGccaaaaaatgtttttgataaGAATTGAACCCGTGACCTCTCTAATTCGTGTGCACCACTTacaccacttgagctacacaagcAGTCAATAAATTACTCAAAATCATTAACCACATACATTAAAActattgtatttatattcttttcaatatcttatttatttaagataagttattatttcagctaagtctcatatattggaaaaaaatctgaataaTAGGGCTCGAATCATGATTCCACTTTCTaaaaatggatataattcatatcCGAATAAAAATGAACAAATTCAAATAGAAATTATAGAAATTCTAAGTCATAGATGTGATAAGTAACAAAAACTGAGGTTTCAatgagcatctttgaaaggaaaattTGATGGACTTTCAACATTAACTATGtcatattgatttattttaattataaaaggtgATTTATAAAGAGTTTACATGGAGAACATGAAATAAgataactgaaagaatattctTATTTAGATTACTTTTAATATTAAAGTTAAGAATTCGGAATTCAACgtgtaactaaatttttttaaaagagaattatagatataagaatagtggaaaagacatcaaatttgatgttagaaaatatatctaaatgatgtaattttgatgatacatgaatttgaaatattataacttgtgatatgaaggtgaacttagagaaattctataATGTCAATCAAAAGTCAACCTTATAATAATACAACGTGTTTACGagacctactaaaaagaatAAAGTGATGATTAttacttggttaaaataaaatagcaCAGAGaagtaagttatatatattaaagtcttaaaactataattttaatatgtcatccaacaatatataacataccagttaaataaaatgattcaaatcacaattaaattaattaattaattacatattaaactaataaagtataattaattctgaaccggataatccgacacgatacggtgaaaacttatatctgattaaacgggactagaacaagaatgtttttccataatccagaatatcgaagacatgatttgatttttaacaattgaacatgatatgctacattgctcacccctaaaaaatacgagtatcaagatatttaaaaatgtgagtttgcacggAGCTAAAAAGGTAAGTACacgactaattaaactaaatatttcatgtttttatATACTTCATGGGgactctctttttgctatttgaaattccagaTGATCATTTTGAGATttggtttataacaattacatgacaaatcattaaaattcttaatcaacaagctcagaaaactaatgataaaacggtttttctatgatgtgcccatgggcaaACACTAaacaccaaaatttatgaatttagatggtttctattggcttaacttctttaataatggtggagcCTCCTGCaattacaacaaccacaccaatcaaaaccctccaattttataaaaatttgtgcttagcatgtgcccatgggcacccACTAGACAAACctatgttaaaaaattaaaattttataacgagacaatattataagatattgtattaaagtaataatcatctaatattttaaattaacaatagaAATCTAatacattgaagtactatataattgatatgaaaattaaaaaggtGAGTCACATCAAATGTGTCGGAATTTTTTGGGTACAATTATAAGGTtggtagttcaattgatgctttttttaataaaataaggtatgaGTCTTTTTATATACAACAAATgtttcaatttctatttatacaaagtgtgtgcaacatatgctaaaaaagaATGTGTTCATAATCTgcccatcatgtatcacttaaatataacaaaatgtacgttcaaaaaagaagaaataaataaaaaataatgcgGACTACATATGacatcttcatctaatcatgatttaggatattctaattcacatatcaagaacaagttttcatcaaaattatGGTTACGttagatgaaataatttaataattttcaacaataaattacgcATACTTTTCAACGAggcatattatatttaaaatctaaaagtttctgtattaatttcgaatataattttgaacatgtagatAATATAGTAGTGCCTCTATATCCTAACAAATTTGAATACAGAAAAATCAGGCCAAATGTCGTTATTGATGCATAAATAttacatttcatatttatatattttgggaaagaaaaaaacataataattaggCTCGAAATAACATGATaacacatgaatattatttaaaaaaacaacatAAACTAGAGGCCCGTGACTCGCACGGGTTTTTATGCTAGTTttgagttataattcaaaaagtaaaatttttGATGAGTAATGAAATATATGCTTCTGGCAAAGGTTGAAATACagttttttttccaaatgatGCAAggatttgtattttaaaaaaaacagattTTAAGCTAAAAACTGCATTTCAGAAAAACTGTTTTCAGatttattaaacaatttttcACCCTTTTTTTagcaaaatattattattattatctataACAGCAATGTTGAATGTTACCTAAAATTTTTTTGCTGGACATTCATAAGATCCATCCGTTTAGCGGCTGGATTATTCCATTTGAATTTAGGACCTTCGATGACAAaactttaaaatgaaaaaaattcgcGTCAGTTGATCATCGGCATTTTATCAATCAAGTTtagtaaatttataataagttCGGGAATTAATCAAAATGTTTACTCGTTTTGATTGTTCcactctgattttttttttttttgcaaaattaatTTTGAGTACCTATCACtactatttgaaatttaaacaaattgcAAACACTTCATTGATTTATATAGGTACAGTAATATAATTCAAAGACTCCACTAGCTGATAATTTATAAGTCCAAATTTATTTTCTCCTATAAtccatttttttagtttaaatataataagtttCTTAATCTTGTACAAATGGTCCTAAATACCTATAATAGATTTTGTTTGTGTTGAGGAATGAGGACCTGAATAGATTAACTTTTTCATTTAACTACCACTTGGTATAGAGATTGATCATGTCAAAACCCTACCTGCAACAGGAGGAAGAGCAAGGTCTAATAAGACTGCCGATCGAGTTAATAAAAGACATCATCGAACGTCTGTCAGGCAAAGATCTAGCTAATTTAGCATCCGTTTGTTCCTTGTTGGATCGTATAATATGTAATGATAATCAGGGCAGTGCCTGAGAATTGAGAATTACAATGCCCTGTGCAATATGCATAAAATGTGCCCTAATAGTGTCCTAATAGTCTAAAAATATACAAGtacatgaaataataaaaatcgacacaaaattgtaaaaatcatattacaattaaagtgcataaaatattttttttcatattataaaaattaactgaaaattgtaaaaaaataaaacaagtacGTAGATAACATAAAATTATCTGAAAAGTGTTCTTCTAGCATTTTTTGAAGCAAAccctcaaataatatttttataatccaCATTTTCTAACAAACTATTTTCTATGAAtggatacatatataatttaaatttatattatatgtatacttgtttaaaattatataaacccgttattaaattcattatatatttaaattacttgTTTCATACTtgatatatagacacacacacatgtataaattaaaaatgaatataatttaaaataaattagatcctaaaaattgaatcattattttaatgatataatactGCATATGGTcatcaagaaagaaaaaaaatagtataagtagttaaattaattaacttaatGAAGTCATTAttagttaaattagaattttaccTTGAGAGCAGGATAATTTTCGATGcaagtatttatttctattaacatgattatgatattagtatttttaagaatttatataacttattcaaggtaacatttaaaacttattgatgtgtataaaaattttcaattttttcatcttaataataaaattaacctttttgctattttttttcattttgactatatatatatatatatatatatatatatatatatatatatatatatatatatatatatatatatatatatatatgtcattgctcaaaacagaacact is a window from the Daucus carota subsp. sativus chromosome 8, DH1 v3.0, whole genome shotgun sequence genome containing:
- the LOC108197810 gene encoding rho-N domain-containing protein 1, chloroplastic isoform X1, whose translation is MDSMVFCSGVTFKLRPPFLSENANGSSTLASQRAHCHISNLRFGRFNENKSGCYSLRTAASGRFRRRDDEKITQSSDSKSANQDEIISLFRRIQSSISKEETMTRKQSSGSDEEKPSPESLLDVLQQSSKQMKVANTLNERGEKVLSIREGHWKNDGKTDFPSVPDLKLTRPPSNFIKRSPIPSTLSSRPETEDNRESLDAGSEKEFVSERVEVMKLPALKELAKSRGLKGYSKLKKSELIELLRP
- the LOC108197810 gene encoding rho-N domain-containing protein 1, chloroplastic isoform X2 gives rise to the protein MDSMVFCSGVTFKLRPPFLSENANGSSTLASQRAHCHISNLRFGRFNENKSGCYSLRTAASGRFRRRDDEKITQSSDSKSANQDEIISLFRRIQSSISKEETMTRKQSSGSDEEKPSPESLLDVLQQSSKQMKANTLNERGEKVLSIREGHWKNDGKTDFPSVPDLKLTRPPSNFIKRSPIPSTLSSRPETEDNRESLDAGSEKEFVSERVEVMKLPALKELAKSRGLKGYSKLKKSELIELLRP